One Cydia fagiglandana chromosome 11, ilCydFagi1.1, whole genome shotgun sequence genomic region harbors:
- the LOC134668938 gene encoding gamma-glutamyl hydrolase A-like, translated as MRAMCSTTMGALLTLAYFLHCEGAAPAPALNDRPIIGVLAQEQHYKFWDKYPEDYTSYIAASYVKALEASGARVVPIMIGKDRTYYKDIIGKLNGVLFPGGATFFNQSNGFADAGQHIYELAIEINEAGDYFPIFGTCLGFELIIILASGRGPVENRVTCHSFGNSPLNFTSDFRNSKMYQSADEDIINILSREDITANHHQFCIVDENLKSHNLTKDWRVTAHSNDANGLKFIASVEHNRYPFYGVQFHPEKIFEWKQTRTYPHTFNAIKANRHFMDFFVNECRKNHHSFVDAEEENKCLIYNYNTHFTGAEGGAYEQCYFFEPRNTGESKENYTVVAV; from the exons ATGCGTGCAATGTGTTCGACAACGATGGGTGCCTTGCTGACGTTGGCGTATTTCTTACACTGCGAAGGTGCTGCGCCGGCGCCAGCTCTCAACGACCGGCCTATCATCGGAGTGTTGGCTCAGGAACAACACTACAAGTTCTGGGATAAGTATCCCGAGGACTACACTAGCTACATCGCGGCATCGTACGTTAAAGCTTTGGAGGCGTCCGGCGCAAGAGTTGTGCCTATAAT gATCGGGAAAGACCGTACTTATTATAAAGATATTATAGGCAAATTAAATGG cGTCCTTTTCCCTGGCGGAGCAACTTTCTTCAACCAATCCAACGGTTTCGCGGACGCAGGCCAACACATCTACGAGTTGGCCATCGAAATCAACGAGGCCGGGGACTATTTCCCCATCTTCGGCACCTGTCTTGGCTTCGAGCTAATCATCATACTGGCTTCCGGTCGAGGGCCTGTAGAGAATAGGGTCACTTGCCATTCTTTTGGGAATAGTCCTCTTAATTTTACTAGTG atttcCGCAACAGCAAGATGTACCAGAGCGCTGACGAGGACATCATCAATATATTGTCCCGCGAAGACATCACAGCCAatcatcatcaattttgcatcgTGGATgag AATCTGAAGTCTCACAACTTGACCAAAGACTGGCGCGTCACGGCACACAGCAATGACGCCAATGGACTGAAATTTATAGCTAGCGTTGAAcataatag gTATCCGTTTTACGGCGTCCAGTTTCATCCAGAAAAGATCTTCGAGTGGAAACAAACCAGGACTTACCCTCATACTTTTAATGCGATCAAAGCGAATCGTCATTTCATGGATTTCTTTGTGAACGAGTGCAGGAAGAACCACCATTCGTTTGTTGATGCGGAAGAAGAAAATAAGTGCCTTATTTATAACTATAATACACATTTTACCGGCGCTGAAGGAGGCGCATACGAACAGTGTTATTTCTTTGAGCCCAGAAATACTGGAGAAAGTAAAGAAAATTATACGGTTGTTGCAGTTTAA